A single window of Candidatus Kapaibacterium thiocyanatum DNA harbors:
- a CDS encoding YraN family protein, protein MSTDLGQRAEQRACDHLVRNGYEILDRNFRFARVGELDIVARHGDTIVFVEVRYRTYQSYGSPEASITRRKVERLRRTAGMWLSMRNVVDVPCRFDVIAVEMMTGNSGLRHLVDAFT, encoded by the coding sequence ATGTCTACCGACCTCGGTCAGCGCGCCGAACAACGCGCCTGTGATCATCTCGTACGCAACGGCTACGAGATCCTCGACCGCAACTTCCGCTTCGCCCGCGTGGGTGAGCTCGACATCGTGGCACGTCACGGCGATACCATCGTCTTCGTCGAAGTACGGTATCGCACCTATCAGAGCTACGGCAGTCCGGAAGCATCCATCACACGACGCAAGGTCGAGCGCCTCCGGCGCACGGCCGGCATGTGGCTGTCGATGCGGAACGTCGTCGACGTTCCCTGCCGGTTCGACGTCATCGCCGTCGAGATGATGACGGGAAACAGCGGTCTGCGCCACCTCGTCGATGCCTTCACGTGA